taattttgtgttGTGATTCAATTTATCATTTACTTGACAATTTATAATGCAATTTTTGAATTTGGTTGGAAACTTGGAAAATCGGATtgataataacattttaatccAGAAATATGTTAATTGACTTTCCTTAATCTACACATATTTTTTGTGAGATTTCTTAATTTACGtacaataaacaaatatatgaaTAGAGGAGtatcaaactaaattactaGAGATCgtataaattaattgaaagaaatatagcataatacttttgttttaaatattcaaactcTGTCTATATTTAACTTactatttctatttatatacaaacaaaaaaaaacttatcatTCTTCGGTATTTAGTGTATATTTAAACTCTGGTTTATagataaatgtaaattttaatttttgtacaGGTATAAAAACTAACATTTTTATCTCATCATTTACccataaaaatgacaaaaatgtATGTTTTCAGGGGAAGATTCATATCTCTTAACGAGGTTGAGCCAATGGAATTTCCATTCGGGTGAGTCGTAGAGTAATAACACTAGTAAATattgtttgaaataaatatcatataGTTAACTTGATTTTGGCAATAAATGGAACAGTGTTAACAAGGAATTTCGTTGTTTAAAGCGCACTGATCTGGTGAAAGTCATGGCCGATAATTTACCAACAGGGACTATACGCACCAATTGTCAAGTGCTTTCTGTCGAATTAGATCCTGTAACAAAGTTTCCACACCTAATGCTTAGCAATGGAAGTGTTCTTCAAGCTAAGGTATATTTCTGTGTTTTctacattaatattttctttcttttttaggAAGGTGAAAATGCCTGTTTCAAAATTGAAAGCAATTGAATCATTATGCAGTAAATTGATGTAATGCGATTACAGACCAGCAAATATGCATGTAACaggtttatatttatatatactgaTATATCAGGTTGTTATTGGATGTGATGGTGTGAATTCTGCCATTGCAAGCATGTTTGGGTTACACCGAACCACGCTCAGGCTCTTCTCTACGAGTGTTGCACGAGGCTTCACAAATTATCCAAATGGTCATCGATTTTccagtgaatttgtgatgatgaGCAAAGGTCAAGTCCAACTTGGAAGGCTTCCAGTGACAGACAAACTTGTTTATTGGTTTGTGACAAGGCTAAGGACTTCTAAAGGTCACCAACTTCTTTTATCTTATACATAATACATACATGTTAGAGgttcttcatcatcattttgATTAAACCTGAGAATTATTTTTGCTTTAAAAGCAGATTCAAAAATCTGGAAAGACCCAGTGCTCATTAGACAATCGTTGATGGAGTCAATGAAAGGTTTCCCAGAAGAGGCGATGGAAATGATGAGAAATAGCAAGTTGAGCTTCTTGCATCTCACCGAGTTGAAGTATAGGCCACCGTGGGACTTGCTCTTCAACAACTTCAGGAAAGGAACGGTAACAATTGCTGGTGATGCAATGCATCCCACAGGCCCATTTGTTGCACAGGGTGGCTCAGCCTCCATAGAAGATGCCATTGTTCTTGCTAGATGTCTTGCACAGAAGGTGTTCGATAATAAGAACAAGACAGAGGAAACGGCAATAAACAGTGCAATGGCAGAGGAAGCGTTTGATCAATAtgtgaaagaaaggaaaatgagAAACTTTTGGCTCTCTTTTCATTCTTTCCTTGTTGGTAAGAAGCTTGACACAACATCATCCATAATCAGATTCATTATCCTTGCAATCATGTCCACTCTATTTAGAGACCCCGATTGGCATTCCCGTTATCATTGTGGAAATCTATAGGAACATCAAGCTTTGGATATTCATATCATTTCAAATACTATTCTATTGTATATCAtgatcattaatattttatattccaaAACCCTCACACCATGTTAGTCATGTTAATAAATTAGTAGTTTTTAGGTGTTATGGCTTCAGTACTCAAATTTATTGCCATTTAGGTGATGTAATGTAACATATGGTTGGTAtctattgattttattaatatgttgTAAGGTTAGTGTAAACTATAAAGCCATTTTATTCATggttgttatttaataatagaGCCTTTCAACTCCCATTCTAAACTGTCGTAGTTCTCATTTCAGGAGCTTCGAGTTTTTAACAAAATGATATTAGAACGTTGAAAATGTCTCTTTTAGTTAAGACATTTGGTGAAATACCATAAATCTCCAAGTTAGGATAAAGTCTATTGTATGAAAAGGTCcatgaaaaaatgaaatatatgttgTTGATTCAGAGAAACTATTTATCACATGATGATGAAGTAACAATTCCTTCTGGCAAGTTGTGTACACTAAAATGGTATTGATGGGAAAGGAAACACTAAGTTCCAAGTCAATGGACCAAATCTGATAATCAATACACACTGTTTGGTATTCTAAGTTTTAAACATAATTGCTAAATTTTGTAAACtgcaataaaattaatattatccAAACAACTATCATTTGAACAAAAGtacttttaaaataagagtATCAGACCAAGTTATATTCAACTACTTTAAGTTGAAAAAGTTAAGTTAAATCAAACTTAACTTTTACAAAACTTAAATACCAATACACTTAATAAGAGTTTTCTTCCTGTACCACCAACTTTAATTGTAtttccaattttatcttttaaaaatatatttaataaatagataattattatatctatcttcacattcttcatttttattttgttcaaattgaAATATTGAAGTTGTGTATAACCCTTATTTTTCCATtatggtttttcattttctcaactGAAGTTGTGTGAAGGTGATTTGCAGTTGTTAATGCAAGATATTCAAAGTGATGAATTTAtccaaatatttttgttaatttaaagtagttaatagtttatttattggtatgttttttttttccaatgtaGTGGTTTGAGGATGTTAAGGGTGATTGAGATTAAATGTAAGATGCatccaattttgaaatttgtttttctttatcattattttgaaa
The Vigna angularis cultivar LongXiaoDou No.4 chromosome 5, ASM1680809v1, whole genome shotgun sequence genome window above contains:
- the LOC108340023 gene encoding monooxygenase 1, coding for MDTDVDAEIVIVGAGICGLATALALHRKRIKSVVLERSEIVRATGAAIIVQANGWRALDELGIGSTLRETAIQIQRGRFISLNEVEPMEFPFGVNKEFRCLKRTDLVKVMADNLPTGTIRTNCQVLSVELDPVTKFPHLMLSNGSVLQAKVVIGCDGVNSAIASMFGLHRTTLRLFSTSVARGFTNYPNGHRFSSEFVMMSKGQVQLGRLPVTDKLVYWFVTRLRTSKDSKIWKDPVLIRQSLMESMKGFPEEAMEMMRNSKLSFLHLTELKYRPPWDLLFNNFRKGTVTIAGDAMHPTGPFVAQGGSASIEDAIVLARCLAQKVFDNKNKTEETAINSAMAEEAFDQYVKERKMRNFWLSFHSFLVGKKLDTTSSIIRFIILAIMSTLFRDPDWHSRYHCGNL